In Campylobacter showae CSUNSWCD, the sequence CCTGCCGCCGCGTTTTAATCGCCGAGCTAGGTCAGATTTAGTAAAATGTAGCCTAATTTAAAGGAGAGCAAATGGCTTACGTGACCTACGACAAGGCAAAATGGCACTGGGGCGCGAAAAATGCGCCGACCGATATCCCGCAGGAAAACGGCGCGACGCACATCGCGTTTTTCTTCCGCTGGTGCATGGAACGCAAGCTCTATTCCAAGGACTTTGCGGCGGACTTTGCAGACGATATAGCGCGGATGGACGATAGCTTTGATTACCGCCGGTATTTTTTTGACGCCATGGACGGCGTGCTAAGCAGCGACGAGCTAAACACCGCGGGTAAGGCCTTCGCAAATGCCTACTACACCACGGACCGCACGAAATTTGCCAAAACGTACGGCTGGTATTTGCAAGATTACGACGATTTCGTCGCGCGTAAATTCGGCGAGAAAAACTTCGACAACGCCTATTTTTACATAGAAAACTCGCCGCAAAATTACGCCGAGATCAAGGCTATCATCGATCGCCGCTACGAGGAGTTTTTAGAACCCAAAAAAGCTAGCAAAAGCGCAGATAAATAAACCAAAATTTGCGCCAAGCGCAGTTTTTAAAGCGCAGAGTTCAAATTTACGCGCGGGCGAGTCCAAACGATTTAGCCTTGGCCGAGCGCAGATCGTAAATTTTAGATCGGTTGCGGATTTAGCCGCGCCTCGCAGCAAGGCTAAACTTAGACCGTTAAGCTAAATTTGACGGCAAGCCCCCTCCAGGTTGGCGCCCCCGCTACTTAAACTGCGCAGTCAAATCTCCCGCGCCCAGCGGTAACCTCCGCCGCTTTAGGCAAGCTCCGCTCTATCAAATTTTTCCCTGACATTTTATCTCCTTTTATCTATTTGCTTTGTAAATTTGAGTTTGAGTCTGATTTGCTTCGGTTGCTATCTACGTAAATCACCTGAGCCATGCCTTTTTTGGCTCTACCTATGGCGCTCTTGATCCCGTCTCGTTTTTCCATTTCGTTTGCCCATTTGATAAAAGCCCTAATATCTTTAAACGTAGCATTTTCATCGGGGCAATGCGGATTATAGAAATTTATATCTTTGTCAAATTCTTCTATCTTTTTCGGGTCTATCGGCTTTGGTTTGTATTGTAAAAGACCTTCATGATATAAGCACTCGGTACATAAGTGCTGATATTTCTTGTTTTTGCGTAACCTCGCTTCGCCTTCTTCGTCTATACCTTTATTCATTTTATAGATATAGTTTTCTTTATAATCAATCCATCCCTTGCGCTTTTTATAGCACTCATCATACGCCTTCTTTAGCTCCTCTTTCGTAGGTTGCCCCACGACGTCGTATTTTAAAAGAAGCTCTAGCATGGGTTCGTAGTTTGGGTAGTTTTGCAGCGCCACGTATAAAGAGCGTAGAAAGGTTGAATTTTCATCCCTTATGCCGGTAAATAAAGACGGCGTTTCTTTAAGTTTTGGTTTATACCCGCTAGCAAGGACTATATCGGCCATTTCGACATAGTTGTGCCATACTATATACCTCATGGGGTTATTTGCGTCTTTGGATTCTTTATTGACTTGGTAATTATCTCGAAATACTATCTTTACGTCATCTCCGTCTATGATAAGTTTTTCGATGTTATTGTAAAACGGAGGATCTATGTAGTACTGCACCGCCTTGACCTCCTCAAATTTAACCCCGCTATCAAGCAGCAGCTTAACGGTCTTTGTGGAGTTGTTTTCTATGGCGTAGGCCAGGGGCGAGAGTTTGTAGTTATCTTGCGCGCGAGCGTTTGCGCCCATATCTATAAGCCTTTTTGCCGTGACTTCGTC encodes:
- a CDS encoding ankyrin repeat domain-containing protein codes for the protein TKIIPGSELSKYVTQEEIDDFAFRYWDIDTQIQDDAFAENFRKLLKSKQTDQILKFMQDNNISINSPLIDGVTPLMYASFYDDEVTAKRLIDMGANARAQDNYKLSPLAYAIENNSTKTVKLLLDSGVKFEEVKAVQYYIDPPFYNNIEKLIIDGDDVKIVFRDNYQVNKESKDANNPMRYIVWHNYVEMADIVLASGYKPKLKETPSLFTGIRDENSTFLRSLYVALQNYPNYEPMLELLLKYDVVGQPTKEELKKAYDECYKKRKGWIDYKENYIYKMNKGIDEEGEARLRKNKKYQHLCTECLYHEGLLQYKPKPIDPKKIEEFDKDINFYNPHCPDENATFKDIRAFIKWANEMEKRDGIKSAIGRAKKGMAQVIYVDSNRSKSDSNSNLQSK